One genomic region from Microcystis panniformis FACHB-1757 encodes:
- a CDS encoding PEP-CTERM sorting domain-containing protein: protein MGILGTPNDSSDIAFDDLIVSTVAVPVPVPESEPLAMLGLVTVIGFGTGLRRKLAKNSQKK, encoded by the coding sequence TTGGGAATACTTGGGACTCCTAACGATAGTTCTGATATTGCCTTTGATGATTTAATAGTGAGTACCGTAGCCGTACCCGTACCCGTACCCGAATCTGAACCTCTAGCCATGTTAGGTTTAGTAACCGTTATCGGATTCGGTACCGGCTTGCGGCGGAAACTTGCTAAGAATAGTCAGAAAAAATAA
- a CDS encoding IS1/IS1595 family N-terminal zinc-binding domain-containing protein, with protein sequence MSCKDSQASIFRCPKWGSCHTIKNGSTHNGKPKRKGKDCGRQFVINPSNKTVSNENKKLIVWDQ encoded by the coding sequence CTGAGTTGTAAAGATTCACAAGCTTCAATATTTCGTTGTCCTAAATGGGGTTCTTGCCATACCATCAAAAATGGTTCTACACATAATGGCAAACCAAAACGTAAGGGTAAAGATTGTGGTCGTCAGTTTGTAATTAATCCTAGTAATAAAACCGTCTCTAACGAAAACAAAAAATTAATAGTTTGGGATCAATAG